A stretch of the Nicotiana tabacum cultivar K326 chromosome 6, ASM71507v2, whole genome shotgun sequence genome encodes the following:
- the LOC107790693 gene encoding MA3 DOMAIN-CONTAINING TRANSLATION REGULATORY FACTOR 4 isoform X2 — protein sequence MYDVHTQGNTSVLRRMEPVVKAPGESCWKLMVNLTLIGMIPIMIVVRNHMSLLELKNSKVIILMLSHVLTVTEQEPYELVSTAVSDPLDDYKKSVVSIIEEYFSTGDVEVAASDLKELGSSEYHPYVIKRLVSMAMDRHDKEKEMASVLLSALYADVINPTQISQGFFMLLESADDLAVDIPDTVDILALFIARAVVDDILPPAFIARARKMLPDSCKGRQVLQTAEKSYLSAPHHAELVERRWGGSTHFTVEEVKKRIADLLREYVESGDTAEACRCIRKLEVSFFYHEVVKRALVLAMEMQSAEPLILKLLKKAAEEGLISSSQMLKGFSRLAESIDDLCLDIPSAKMLFQSIVPRAVSDGWLDASFLKASGDGQANGPDDENVKQYKKQIVNIIHEYFLSDDIPELIRSLEDLGAPEYNPVFLKKLITLAMDRKNKEKEMASVLLSALHIEIFSTEDIVNGFVMLLESAEDTALDILDASNELALFLARAVIDDVLAPLNMEEITNRLPPNCSSGAETVCLAQSLLSARHAGERILRCWGGGTGWAVEDAKDKIQKLLEEFESGGVVSEACQCIRDIGMPFFNHEVVKKALVMAMEKKNDRMLDLLQECFNEGLITINQITKGFGRIKDGLDDLALDIPNAKDKFTFYVELGKERGWLLPTFGLSDAS from the exons ATGTACGACGTACACACTCAGGGAAACACATCCGTGTTAAGAAGG ATGGAGCCGGTGGTAAAGGCACCTGGGGAAAGTTGTTGGAAACTGATGGTGAATCTCACATTGATAGGAATGATCCCAATTATGATAGTGGTGAG GAACCATATGAGCTTGTTGGAACTGAAGAACAGTAAGGTTATTATATTGATGTTGTCTCACGTATTGACTGTTACTGAACAGGAACCATATGAGCTTGTTTCAACTGCTGTCTCTGATCCATTAGATGATTACAAGAAATCTGTAGTTTCAATTATAGAGGAATACTTTAGCACCGGTGACGTTGAAGTGGCTGCATCTGATCTCAAGGAATTAGGTTCGAGTGAGTATCACCCATATGTTATTAAGAGGCTTGTTTCTATGGCAATGGATAGGCATGATAAGGAGAAGGAAATGGCTTCTGTTCTTCTTTCTGCTCTTTATGCTGATGTCATCAATCCTACCCAGATTAGTCAGGGATTTTTCATGCTTCTGGAGTCTGCTGATGACTTGGCAGTGGACATACCAGATACTGTTGATATCCTTGCCTTATTCATTGCACGGGCTGTGGTTGATGACATTCTTCCACCAGCTTTTATTGCCAGAGCCAGAAAAATGCTCCCAGACTCCTGCAAGGGGCGTCAGGTGCTGCAAACTGCTGAGAAGAGCTATCTCTCAGCTCCACACCATGCAGAACTTGTTGAGAGGCGCTGGGGTGGCAGCACCCATTTCACTGTCGAGGAAGTCAAGAAAAGAATTGCTGACCTTTTGAGGGAATATGTTGAGAGTGGAGACACTGCTGAGGCCTGCAGATGCATAAGAAAATTGGAAGTTTCTTTTTTCTATCATGAAGTTGTCAAAAGAGCTTTGGTTTTAGCCATGGAGATGCAGTCTGCTGAGCCACTTATTCTGAAACTTCTAAAGAAGGCTGCAGAAGAGGGTCTTATAAGTTCCAGTCAAATGTTGAAGGGCTTTTCTAGGTTGGCTGAGAGTATCGATGATCTTTGTCTTGATATTCCTTCTGCTAAAATGTTGTTCCAGTCAATTGTTCCTCGGGCAGTCTCTGATGGATGGCTTGATGCATCTTTTCTAAAAGCCTCAGGAGATGGGCAAGCAAATGGTCCAGATGATGAAAACGTTAAGCAGTACAAAAAACAAATTGTTAATATAATCCATGAATACTTTCTCTCGGATGACATTCCGGAGCTAATCCGGAGTTTGGAAGATTTGGGGGCACCTGAGTATAACCCTGTTTTTCTAAAGAAGCTAATCACCCTTGCCATGGACAGGAAAAACAAGGAAAAGGAAATGGCATCTGTTTTGCTTTCTGCACTTCATATTGAGATTTTTTCTACTGAAGACATCGTGAATGGCTTTGTGATGCTGCTGGAATCCGCAGAAGATACTGCACTTGACATTTTAGATGCTTCCAATGAACTAGCCCTTTTCCTTGCTAGGGCTGTAATAGATGATGTCCTTGCTCCACTGAATATGGAGGAGATAACAAACAGGTTGCCACCAAATTGCAGCAGTGGTGCCGAAACTGTCTGTTTGGCTCAATCACTTTTGTCTGCACGCCATGCTGGAGAAAGGATCCTGAGGTGTTGGGGTGGTGGGACTGGCTGGGCTGTGGAGGATGCAAAGGATAAGATACAGAAACTTCTTGAGGAATTTGAAAGTGGTGGTGTTGTCAGTGAAGCTTGCCAATGTATTCGGGATATTGGGATGCCATTCTTCAACCATGAAGTAGTGAAGAAAGCTTTGGTTATGGCAATGGAGAAGAAGAATGATAGGATGCTGGATTTGCTGCAAGAGTGCTTTAACGAGGGGCTTATCACCATCAACCAGATAACTAAAGGCTTTGGGAGGATCAAGGATGGACTTGATGATCTGGCTCTTGACATTCCGAATGCAAAGGATAAATTCACGTTTTATGTGGAGCTCGGCAAAGAAAGAGGCTGGCTGTTACCGACTTTTGGGTTATCTGATGCATCTTAA
- the LOC107790693 gene encoding MA3 DOMAIN-CONTAINING TRANSLATION REGULATORY FACTOR 1 isoform X1, translating to MASNEGFLTEEQREMLNVAPPNTDVLSSSPKSSSVLLSEHCVKAPPGGGKASTAGTAVRHVRRTHSGKHIRVKKDGAGGKGTWGKLLETDGESHIDRNDPNYDSGEEPYELVSTAVSDPLDDYKKSVVSIIEEYFSTGDVEVAASDLKELGSSEYHPYVIKRLVSMAMDRHDKEKEMASVLLSALYADVINPTQISQGFFMLLESADDLAVDIPDTVDILALFIARAVVDDILPPAFIARARKMLPDSCKGRQVLQTAEKSYLSAPHHAELVERRWGGSTHFTVEEVKKRIADLLREYVESGDTAEACRCIRKLEVSFFYHEVVKRALVLAMEMQSAEPLILKLLKKAAEEGLISSSQMLKGFSRLAESIDDLCLDIPSAKMLFQSIVPRAVSDGWLDASFLKASGDGQANGPDDENVKQYKKQIVNIIHEYFLSDDIPELIRSLEDLGAPEYNPVFLKKLITLAMDRKNKEKEMASVLLSALHIEIFSTEDIVNGFVMLLESAEDTALDILDASNELALFLARAVIDDVLAPLNMEEITNRLPPNCSSGAETVCLAQSLLSARHAGERILRCWGGGTGWAVEDAKDKIQKLLEEFESGGVVSEACQCIRDIGMPFFNHEVVKKALVMAMEKKNDRMLDLLQECFNEGLITINQITKGFGRIKDGLDDLALDIPNAKDKFTFYVELGKERGWLLPTFGLSDAS from the exons ATGGCGTCGAATGAGGGATTTCTGACTGAAGAACAGAGGGAGATGTTGAATGTTGCACCTCCGAACACCGACGTTTTGTCATCTTCTCCCAAGTCTTCGTCAGTTCTCTTGTCGGAACATTGCGTGAAGGCACCACCAGGCGGTGGAAAGGCATCCACGGCTGGAACTGCTGTGAGACATGTACGACGTACACACTCAGGGAAACACATCCGTGTTAAGAAGG ATGGAGCCGGTGGTAAAGGCACCTGGGGAAAGTTGTTGGAAACTGATGGTGAATCTCACATTGATAGGAATGATCCCAATTATGATAGTGGTGAG GAACCATATGAGCTTGTTTCAACTGCTGTCTCTGATCCATTAGATGATTACAAGAAATCTGTAGTTTCAATTATAGAGGAATACTTTAGCACCGGTGACGTTGAAGTGGCTGCATCTGATCTCAAGGAATTAGGTTCGAGTGAGTATCACCCATATGTTATTAAGAGGCTTGTTTCTATGGCAATGGATAGGCATGATAAGGAGAAGGAAATGGCTTCTGTTCTTCTTTCTGCTCTTTATGCTGATGTCATCAATCCTACCCAGATTAGTCAGGGATTTTTCATGCTTCTGGAGTCTGCTGATGACTTGGCAGTGGACATACCAGATACTGTTGATATCCTTGCCTTATTCATTGCACGGGCTGTGGTTGATGACATTCTTCCACCAGCTTTTATTGCCAGAGCCAGAAAAATGCTCCCAGACTCCTGCAAGGGGCGTCAGGTGCTGCAAACTGCTGAGAAGAGCTATCTCTCAGCTCCACACCATGCAGAACTTGTTGAGAGGCGCTGGGGTGGCAGCACCCATTTCACTGTCGAGGAAGTCAAGAAAAGAATTGCTGACCTTTTGAGGGAATATGTTGAGAGTGGAGACACTGCTGAGGCCTGCAGATGCATAAGAAAATTGGAAGTTTCTTTTTTCTATCATGAAGTTGTCAAAAGAGCTTTGGTTTTAGCCATGGAGATGCAGTCTGCTGAGCCACTTATTCTGAAACTTCTAAAGAAGGCTGCAGAAGAGGGTCTTATAAGTTCCAGTCAAATGTTGAAGGGCTTTTCTAGGTTGGCTGAGAGTATCGATGATCTTTGTCTTGATATTCCTTCTGCTAAAATGTTGTTCCAGTCAATTGTTCCTCGGGCAGTCTCTGATGGATGGCTTGATGCATCTTTTCTAAAAGCCTCAGGAGATGGGCAAGCAAATGGTCCAGATGATGAAAACGTTAAGCAGTACAAAAAACAAATTGTTAATATAATCCATGAATACTTTCTCTCGGATGACATTCCGGAGCTAATCCGGAGTTTGGAAGATTTGGGGGCACCTGAGTATAACCCTGTTTTTCTAAAGAAGCTAATCACCCTTGCCATGGACAGGAAAAACAAGGAAAAGGAAATGGCATCTGTTTTGCTTTCTGCACTTCATATTGAGATTTTTTCTACTGAAGACATCGTGAATGGCTTTGTGATGCTGCTGGAATCCGCAGAAGATACTGCACTTGACATTTTAGATGCTTCCAATGAACTAGCCCTTTTCCTTGCTAGGGCTGTAATAGATGATGTCCTTGCTCCACTGAATATGGAGGAGATAACAAACAGGTTGCCACCAAATTGCAGCAGTGGTGCCGAAACTGTCTGTTTGGCTCAATCACTTTTGTCTGCACGCCATGCTGGAGAAAGGATCCTGAGGTGTTGGGGTGGTGGGACTGGCTGGGCTGTGGAGGATGCAAAGGATAAGATACAGAAACTTCTTGAGGAATTTGAAAGTGGTGGTGTTGTCAGTGAAGCTTGCCAATGTATTCGGGATATTGGGATGCCATTCTTCAACCATGAAGTAGTGAAGAAAGCTTTGGTTATGGCAATGGAGAAGAAGAATGATAGGATGCTGGATTTGCTGCAAGAGTGCTTTAACGAGGGGCTTATCACCATCAACCAGATAACTAAAGGCTTTGGGAGGATCAAGGATGGACTTGATGATCTGGCTCTTGACATTCCGAATGCAAAGGATAAATTCACGTTTTATGTGGAGCTCGGCAAAGAAAGAGGCTGGCTGTTACCGACTTTTGGGTTATCTGATGCATCTTAA